The following proteins are encoded in a genomic region of Populus trichocarpa isolate Nisqually-1 chromosome 13, P.trichocarpa_v4.1, whole genome shotgun sequence:
- the LOC7493897 gene encoding uncharacterized protein LOC7493897 isoform X2, with the protein MKPRTNGTSRGQKAQNFQGERPNWILIAGGALLSTLSIRLGYKLKQTLDSKQQANASDGLKGNMNSSERRSPGCNMHSNMYSFTQGDDVCFNCISGNEGIANLKHRSNDQMLSESDVALPLVMVPAAEFTKENGVMWVSSPDRLELPPKPFSHSNCSDSPSVSESGSDILSKREVIQKLRQQLRRRDDMILEMQDQILEIQNSLNAQLTLSSNLQSQLDAANRDLFDSGREIQRLRKAIADHCVKHVDTNDRPSTITAWPSEARNGHANGYLDGESNFETSEKGRGDGGRIEMLKREVGDLKEVIEGKEYLLQSYKEQKAELSMKIMELQHRLDSQLPNIL; encoded by the exons ATGAAACCAAGAACTAATGGGACTTCTAGAGGTCAGAAGGCACAAAATTTTCAGGGTGAGAGACCAAATTGGATTCTTATTGCAGGTGGTGCCTTGTTAAGTACATTGTCAATTCGCCTTGGTTACAAGCTCAAGCAGACACTGGACTCAAAGCAGCAGGCAAATGCTAGTGATGGTCTGAAAG GGAACATGAATTCATCTGAGAGGAGATCTCCAGGTTGCAATATGCATTCAAACATGTATTCCTTTACACAAGGTGATGATGTCTGCTTCAACTGCATTTCAG GGAATGAAGGCATTGCAAATCTGAAGCACCGGTCCAATGACCAGATGCTGTCTGAATCGGACGTTGCTCTACCTTTGGTGATGGTTCCTGCTGCGGAATTCACCAAAGAGAATGGTGTTATGTGGGTATCATCTCCTGATCGCCTCGAGTTGCCTCCAAAGCCATTCAGCCATTCAAACTGCTCTGACTCACCAAGTGTCTCGGAATCTGGTTCTGACATCCTCAGCAAAAGAGAAGTTATACAGAAGCTGAGGCAGCAATTGAGGAGGAGAGACGACATGATTCTTGAGATGCAGGATCAGATTCTGGAAATACAGAATTCGCTCAATGCTCAGCTGACACTTTCTTCAAATTTGCAATCACAGCTCGATGCAGCTAACAGGGATTTGTTTGATTCTGGAAGGGAAATCCAGAGGCTCAGAAAGGCAATTGCTGATCACTGTGTGAAACATGTGGACACCAATGACAGACCATCAACAATCACAGCATGGCCATCTGAGGCTAGAAATGGCCATGCAAATGGGTATCTTGATGGGGAAAGCAATTTTGAGACATCGGAAAAGGGAAGGGGAGATGGCGGGAGGATTGAGATGCTGAAGAGGGAAGTAGGTGATTTGAAGGAAGTGATAGAAGGAAAAGAGTACTTGCTGCAGAGCTACAAGGAGCAGAAGGCAGAGCTTTCCATGAAGATTATGGAATTGCAGCACAGATTGGATTCGCAGCTCCCTAATATTTTGTAG
- the LOC7493897 gene encoding uncharacterized protein LOC7493897 isoform X1 yields the protein MSVFSSFLLPLKMKPRTNGTSRGQKAQNFQGERPNWILIAGGALLSTLSIRLGYKLKQTLDSKQQANASDGLKGNMNSSERRSPGCNMHSNMYSFTQGDDVCFNCISGNEGIANLKHRSNDQMLSESDVALPLVMVPAAEFTKENGVMWVSSPDRLELPPKPFSHSNCSDSPSVSESGSDILSKREVIQKLRQQLRRRDDMILEMQDQILEIQNSLNAQLTLSSNLQSQLDAANRDLFDSGREIQRLRKAIADHCVKHVDTNDRPSTITAWPSEARNGHANGYLDGESNFETSEKGRGDGGRIEMLKREVGDLKEVIEGKEYLLQSYKEQKAELSMKIMELQHRLDSQLPNIL from the exons ATGAG TGTGTTCTCAAGCTTCTTACTTCCTCTTAAAATGAAACCAAGAACTAATGGGACTTCTAGAGGTCAGAAGGCACAAAATTTTCAGGGTGAGAGACCAAATTGGATTCTTATTGCAGGTGGTGCCTTGTTAAGTACATTGTCAATTCGCCTTGGTTACAAGCTCAAGCAGACACTGGACTCAAAGCAGCAGGCAAATGCTAGTGATGGTCTGAAAG GGAACATGAATTCATCTGAGAGGAGATCTCCAGGTTGCAATATGCATTCAAACATGTATTCCTTTACACAAGGTGATGATGTCTGCTTCAACTGCATTTCAG GGAATGAAGGCATTGCAAATCTGAAGCACCGGTCCAATGACCAGATGCTGTCTGAATCGGACGTTGCTCTACCTTTGGTGATGGTTCCTGCTGCGGAATTCACCAAAGAGAATGGTGTTATGTGGGTATCATCTCCTGATCGCCTCGAGTTGCCTCCAAAGCCATTCAGCCATTCAAACTGCTCTGACTCACCAAGTGTCTCGGAATCTGGTTCTGACATCCTCAGCAAAAGAGAAGTTATACAGAAGCTGAGGCAGCAATTGAGGAGGAGAGACGACATGATTCTTGAGATGCAGGATCAGATTCTGGAAATACAGAATTCGCTCAATGCTCAGCTGACACTTTCTTCAAATTTGCAATCACAGCTCGATGCAGCTAACAGGGATTTGTTTGATTCTGGAAGGGAAATCCAGAGGCTCAGAAAGGCAATTGCTGATCACTGTGTGAAACATGTGGACACCAATGACAGACCATCAACAATCACAGCATGGCCATCTGAGGCTAGAAATGGCCATGCAAATGGGTATCTTGATGGGGAAAGCAATTTTGAGACATCGGAAAAGGGAAGGGGAGATGGCGGGAGGATTGAGATGCTGAAGAGGGAAGTAGGTGATTTGAAGGAAGTGATAGAAGGAAAAGAGTACTTGCTGCAGAGCTACAAGGAGCAGAAGGCAGAGCTTTCCATGAAGATTATGGAATTGCAGCACAGATTGGATTCGCAGCTCCCTAATATTTTGTAG